In one window of Maribacter sp. BPC-D8 DNA:
- a CDS encoding M14 family metallopeptidase has protein sequence MKNIFLFFLAILFFSCESKVENTKTDFPTPFETSNKTETATYDQVIDFYLKLSQEFSTINIQTIGTTDSGKPLHVVTYSSKGDFDFKKLGKNNTMMLINNGIHPGESDGIDATMLLFRDLASNEIETPKETIISTIPVYNVGGALNRNSTSRANQNGPLEYGFRGNAKNYDLNRDFIKTDTKNAATFAEIFHLINPDVFIDNHVSNGADYQYTLTHLFTQHNKLGGKLGEYIHDSLMPQLQDSLAKSNWDITPYVNVFNTPPEKGFQQFIDHPRYSTGYTTLFNTVGMMVETHMLKPYDKRVAGTYELMRKMISITEKDGGKIRNLRDAALSSYDKKEYYPTAWTIDTTKVSNYIFKGFKADTIISAVTGLKRLKYNREMPIETEVAYQDYYTPSDSVKIPEAYILGRQWQNVIEKLDLNKITYTTLQKDSTIAVESYKINDYNTYTSPYEGHYPHYNTTVNTTNSTIEFHTGDIIIPTNQPGFRYLIETLEPAAVDSFFNWNFFDTILQQKEGFSPYVFEDTALKMLENDSILKAKFEDKKMLDSDFNENWYKQLDWLFKQSDLYEKAHLQYPVYRIKK, from the coding sequence ATGAAAAATATATTTCTCTTCTTTTTAGCTATTTTATTTTTCTCATGCGAGAGTAAAGTTGAAAATACGAAGACCGATTTCCCCACTCCTTTCGAAACTTCGAATAAGACAGAAACTGCTACCTATGATCAGGTAATAGATTTTTATCTAAAACTATCACAAGAATTCTCAACTATAAATATACAGACCATTGGCACAACCGATAGCGGTAAACCATTACATGTGGTCACCTATAGTTCAAAGGGTGATTTTGACTTTAAAAAATTAGGTAAAAACAATACCATGATGTTGATTAACAATGGTATTCACCCAGGTGAAAGTGATGGCATCGATGCTACCATGCTACTTTTTCGCGATTTGGCAAGCAATGAAATTGAAACTCCGAAAGAGACGATTATTTCTACCATACCTGTTTACAACGTTGGTGGTGCATTAAACAGAAATAGCACTTCTAGAGCCAACCAAAACGGACCCTTGGAATACGGATTTAGAGGTAATGCCAAAAATTATGATCTCAATAGAGATTTCATTAAAACCGATACCAAAAACGCTGCTACTTTTGCCGAAATATTTCATCTTATAAATCCGGATGTATTTATAGACAACCATGTTAGCAATGGTGCCGATTACCAATATACACTAACCCATCTATTTACCCAACATAATAAATTAGGCGGAAAATTAGGTGAATACATTCATGATTCATTGATGCCTCAATTACAAGATTCATTAGCAAAATCGAATTGGGATATTACTCCGTATGTGAATGTATTTAATACTCCCCCAGAAAAGGGATTTCAACAATTTATAGATCACCCAAGATATTCTACTGGTTATACTACACTGTTCAATACTGTAGGTATGATGGTTGAGACACATATGTTAAAACCATACGACAAGCGTGTAGCAGGTACTTATGAATTGATGCGAAAAATGATTTCCATAACTGAAAAAGATGGCGGTAAAATCAGAAATCTACGCGATGCCGCTTTATCATCTTATGACAAAAAGGAATATTACCCCACAGCTTGGACAATCGATACAACCAAAGTTTCTAATTATATTTTTAAAGGTTTTAAGGCAGATACTATTATCAGTGCCGTTACCGGTTTAAAAAGACTAAAATACAACCGAGAGATGCCGATTGAAACCGAAGTCGCTTATCAAGATTATTATACACCATCAGATTCCGTTAAAATTCCTGAAGCATATATTTTAGGTAGACAATGGCAAAATGTGATTGAAAAATTAGATTTAAATAAAATTACATACACCACGCTTCAAAAAGATTCTACAATTGCCGTAGAGTCTTATAAAATAAATGACTACAATACTTATACATCGCCCTATGAAGGTCACTACCCACATTATAACACTACCGTAAACACAACAAATAGCACTATAGAATTTCATACGGGAGATATCATAATACCGACTAATCAACCAGGTTTTAGATATCTTATAGAAACATTAGAACCCGCTGCAGTTGACTCCTTTTTTAACTGGAATTTCTTTGACACCATACTACAGCAAAAAGAAGGATTTTCACCTTATGTGTTTGAAGATACTGCCTTAAAAATGTTAGAAAATGATTCTATTTTAAAAGCCAAATTTGAGGATAAAAAAATGCTTGATTCAGATTTCAATGAAAACTGGTACAAGCAATTAGATTGGCTCTTTAAACAAAGTGATCTTTATGAAAAGGCACATTTACAATATCCGGTGTATCGAATCAAAAAATAA
- a CDS encoding NUDIX hydrolase, whose protein sequence is MYKVFVNELPLILTNKLSETRNGEYFLLNQESIEEAISSLRKGKLKEAFIYHPNHDEILKKFTKEIPLVIAGGGVVKNKKGKVLFIYRNDKWDLPKGKLDKGESIEECAIREVEEETGVRNLVIDNYIRTTYHIFKRNGVNKLKQVYWYAMSTDFEGKLKPEKKEGIFKVKWKGPAKIQKALQNSYVNIKILFGED, encoded by the coding sequence ATGTATAAAGTTTTTGTTAATGAATTGCCTTTGATTTTGACAAATAAACTCTCAGAAACTAGAAATGGGGAGTATTTTTTGTTAAATCAAGAATCTATAGAAGAGGCCATAAGTTCATTGAGGAAGGGAAAGTTGAAAGAAGCGTTCATTTATCACCCTAACCACGATGAAATTTTAAAGAAGTTTACTAAAGAAATTCCTTTGGTCATTGCTGGTGGTGGCGTGGTTAAAAATAAGAAAGGAAAAGTTCTTTTTATCTATAGAAATGATAAATGGGATTTGCCAAAAGGTAAATTAGATAAGGGTGAGTCAATAGAAGAATGTGCTATTCGCGAGGTTGAAGAAGAAACTGGCGTAAGAAATCTTGTTATTGATAATTATATACGTACCACATATCACATTTTTAAACGTAACGGAGTCAATAAACTGAAGCAAGTATATTGGTATGCTATGAGTACCGATTTTGAAGGTAAATTAAAACCTGAAAAAAAAGAAGGAATATTTAAGGTCAAATGGAAAGGACCAGCTAAAATTCAAAAGGCTCTTCAAAATTCTTACGTAAATATTAAAATTTTGTTCGGTGAAGATTAA
- the coaD gene encoding pantetheine-phosphate adenylyltransferase: MRRAIFPGSFDPLTLGHHDIIMRGITLFDEIIIAIGKNADKKYMFSLEQRISFIEEAFKDVPSISVKSYVGLTVDFCKKEDANFILRGLRNPGDFEFEKAIAHTNRKLSEIETVFLLTSSGKSYISSSIVRDVIRNGGDYTGLVPDSVRK, from the coding sequence ATGAGACGCGCAATTTTTCCTGGTTCTTTTGATCCTTTAACATTAGGGCATCATGATATTATTATGCGTGGCATAACTTTGTTCGATGAAATAATTATCGCAATCGGTAAAAATGCCGACAAAAAATATATGTTCAGTCTTGAGCAACGTATATCATTTATAGAAGAAGCGTTTAAAGATGTGCCTTCTATTTCGGTAAAATCATATGTAGGACTAACAGTTGACTTTTGTAAGAAAGAAGACGCTAATTTTATTTTAAGGGGATTACGTAATCCTGGTGATTTTGAATTCGAGAAGGCAATTGCCCATACAAACCGTAAGTTATCTGAGATAGAAACCGTGTTTTTATTGACCTCATCGGGCAAATCATACATAAGCTCATCTATTGTAAGAGACGTAATACGCAACGGTGGTGATTATACGGGTTTAGTACCCGATTCTGTAAGAAAATAG
- a CDS encoding D-alanine--D-alanine ligase, whose translation MKKNIAIIMGGYSSEYKISLKSGNVVYDYLNKEKFNLYRIHIFKNKWVYVDNAGNETPVDRNDFSIPLNNTSITFDCVFNAIHGSPGEDGLMQAYFELLGIKHTSCDFYQAALTFNKRDLLSVLKPYGIKAAPSYYLNLGDEINETEIIDKVKLPCFVKANKSGSSFGITKVYKAEELKGAIETAYKEDDEIIIEGFLDGTEVSVGVLKLNGKTTVFPITEIVSENDFFDYQAKYEGKSQEITPARINPEQVEKVTIASKRIYDVLKMTGFSRSEFIFIGNEPFLLEMNTTPGLTTESILPQQAKEAGIELGMLFEYAITEALA comes from the coding sequence ATGAAAAAAAATATAGCAATTATAATGGGTGGGTATTCTAGTGAATATAAAATATCGCTTAAAAGTGGAAATGTGGTCTATGATTACCTGAATAAAGAAAAATTTAATCTTTACAGAATACATATTTTTAAGAATAAATGGGTCTATGTAGATAATGCTGGTAATGAAACGCCAGTTGACCGAAATGACTTCTCTATCCCTTTAAACAATACCTCTATAACATTTGATTGTGTTTTTAATGCGATACATGGTTCGCCTGGTGAAGACGGCCTTATGCAAGCATATTTCGAATTGTTAGGTATAAAACACACCTCTTGCGATTTTTATCAAGCAGCACTTACATTCAACAAAAGAGATTTACTAAGTGTATTAAAACCTTACGGAATTAAAGCGGCACCTTCTTATTACCTAAACTTAGGTGATGAAATAAATGAAACTGAAATCATTGATAAGGTAAAGCTACCTTGTTTTGTAAAGGCTAATAAGTCTGGTAGTAGTTTCGGTATTACTAAAGTTTATAAAGCTGAAGAATTAAAAGGTGCTATAGAAACTGCCTATAAAGAAGATGACGAAATTATTATTGAAGGTTTTCTTGATGGTACAGAAGTATCTGTGGGTGTACTAAAACTAAATGGCAAAACAACAGTTTTCCCTATTACAGAAATTGTTTCTGAAAATGACTTCTTCGACTACCAAGCAAAATATGAAGGTAAATCGCAAGAGATTACTCCCGCAAGAATAAATCCTGAACAAGTAGAAAAAGTAACCATCGCATCGAAAAGAATATATGATGTGCTAAAAATGACGGGCTTTTCTAGAAGTGAATTTATATTTATCGGTAACGAACCTTTCTTATTAGAGATGAACACTACACCTGGTTTAACCACAGAGAGTATATTGCCACAACAAGCTAAAGAAGCTGGTATTGAGCTAGGTATGTTATTTGAGTATGCAATTACCGAGGCATTAGCTTAA
- a CDS encoding biotin--[acetyl-CoA-carboxylase] ligase: MQIIKLDATQSTNTYLKELSFEKELEDFTIITTRDQTSGRGQMNAKWESEPGKNLAFSILKNNIDVPIKEVFLVSVCMSLAIIDGLKRLGIPDLSIKWPNDILSGNNKIGGILIENILSGSKIKRSIVGFGLNVNQEVFEKAPNASSLKNIVGTEFDLDSVFYSLIEQLHSYLNKPIQSLENELYAQYHSQLFKIGEKSTFKNQHDTLFTGTIEKVSSSGKLIVKHENGDYQEYGLKEIQLLY, encoded by the coding sequence ATGCAAATAATCAAACTTGATGCCACGCAATCTACAAACACCTATTTAAAGGAGTTGTCATTTGAAAAAGAATTGGAAGATTTTACTATAATTACCACTAGAGATCAAACCTCGGGCAGGGGTCAAATGAATGCAAAATGGGAGTCTGAACCGGGTAAAAACCTAGCTTTCAGTATATTGAAGAATAATATTGATGTGCCTATTAAAGAGGTTTTTTTGGTAAGTGTTTGTATGTCTCTTGCGATAATAGATGGTTTAAAACGTTTAGGAATACCTGATTTGAGTATAAAATGGCCTAACGACATTCTGTCAGGTAATAATAAAATAGGAGGTATTCTTATTGAAAATATTTTATCTGGCTCTAAAATAAAACGAAGTATAGTTGGTTTTGGCTTGAATGTGAATCAAGAAGTGTTCGAAAAAGCTCCAAATGCGTCTTCATTAAAAAATATTGTGGGTACTGAATTTGATCTTGATTCGGTATTTTATTCTTTAATAGAACAATTGCATAGCTATTTAAATAAGCCAATACAATCTCTAGAGAATGAATTGTACGCTCAATATCATTCTCAATTATTTAAAATAGGGGAGAAGAGTACTTTTAAGAACCAACATGATACACTATTTACAGGAACAATAGAAAAAGTCTCTAGTAGCGGTAAGCTAATAGTGAAACATGAAAATGGTGATTATCAAGAGTACGGGTTAAAAGAAATACAGCTGTTGTATTAA
- a CDS encoding ATP-binding protein encodes MFKSQNSSSFSLDWINQIPSSIVIIDTDFKLISASPRWQANFELDLNDIEGKLFLDLFPELSQDLKSRLKYSLEGLRDIKFKYNAKDCQYSSKDSIWHLNPWKDGYGNIIGVIIKVEPISKTQEIEIELNKTKRILNQKSSVAKIGSWEFDVLKEELHWTPVVNKIYGLPSEFKPSLEQAIGFYAEASREVIKKVVLEAINSGKPWNEKAQLKREDGTIISVNTIGRPKFKDGKCTRIIGTIQHIQNETKPITEVNENILIEYPLFEKVPFGLAIIDFTNGNLLDVNEQFTKLTSFNKEHFIGHNFKNFIKDNIISKSAELKTQLEEHGSFKPVKFTYTNQKKHNINIKMTGTLVEGTSGIKSILCTFENITSQTKLEKNLKNTIASAREKNEQLLNFAHMVSHNLKTHATNFSLLLNFLNDEAGKNQRNKYMNMLFSASDNLSETIKGLREIVAVKSSINEEKKLLSLNESLFVVEQNVAGLLKETHGKIINEIPETTQVKALPAYLNSILTNCITNSIKYRSHDKKPIIILSVEENKNYTILSIEDNGLGIDLDKYGNQLFGLYKTFHRNKDSRGIGLYITKNQMEAMKGNITVESKPNEGTTFRFHFNKK; translated from the coding sequence ATGTTTAAATCACAAAATAGTTCATCTTTTTCTTTAGATTGGATAAATCAGATTCCGTCATCTATAGTCATCATTGATACAGATTTTAAACTGATCAGTGCTTCACCTAGATGGCAGGCAAATTTTGAATTGGATTTGAATGATATTGAAGGGAAGCTCTTTCTTGATCTTTTTCCTGAATTATCTCAAGATTTAAAATCTAGACTTAAATATAGCTTAGAGGGATTAAGAGATATTAAGTTTAAATATAATGCTAAAGACTGTCAGTATTCTTCTAAAGATTCTATTTGGCATCTAAACCCTTGGAAAGATGGTTATGGCAACATTATAGGTGTTATTATTAAAGTTGAACCAATTTCAAAAACTCAAGAGATTGAAATTGAACTTAATAAGACCAAACGTATTCTAAATCAAAAAAGTTCTGTTGCTAAAATAGGTAGCTGGGAATTTGATGTACTAAAAGAAGAATTACATTGGACACCAGTTGTAAACAAAATATACGGTTTACCTTCTGAATTTAAACCTAGTTTAGAACAAGCTATAGGTTTCTATGCAGAAGCTTCTAGAGAAGTTATCAAAAAGGTTGTATTAGAAGCTATAAACTCTGGTAAACCCTGGAATGAAAAGGCGCAACTTAAAAGAGAAGATGGCACCATAATTAGTGTCAACACCATCGGTAGGCCAAAATTTAAAGATGGTAAGTGTACTAGAATAATTGGTACAATTCAACATATACAAAATGAAACTAAACCAATTACAGAGGTAAACGAAAACATATTAATTGAATACCCTTTGTTTGAAAAGGTACCTTTTGGACTTGCAATTATCGATTTTACAAATGGTAATCTTTTAGATGTAAATGAACAATTTACAAAGCTTACCTCTTTTAACAAAGAACATTTTATAGGTCATAATTTTAAAAACTTTATTAAGGACAATATCATAAGTAAAAGCGCTGAACTTAAAACTCAATTAGAAGAACATGGTTCTTTTAAACCAGTTAAGTTCACATATACTAATCAAAAGAAGCATAACATCAACATAAAGATGACTGGTACTTTAGTTGAAGGCACTTCTGGAATAAAAAGTATACTATGCACCTTTGAAAATATAACCTCACAAACAAAATTAGAGAAGAACCTGAAAAATACTATTGCATCGGCAAGAGAGAAAAATGAGCAATTATTGAATTTTGCCCACATGGTATCTCATAACCTGAAAACGCATGCAACAAACTTTTCTCTTTTACTTAATTTTTTAAATGATGAGGCTGGTAAAAATCAGCGTAACAAATACATGAATATGTTGTTCAGCGCTTCAGATAACTTATCTGAAACCATAAAAGGACTTCGAGAGATTGTAGCTGTAAAGTCTAGCATTAATGAAGAGAAAAAATTACTTTCTTTAAATGAAAGCCTATTTGTTGTTGAACAAAACGTCGCTGGCTTATTAAAAGAAACACATGGTAAAATTATTAATGAAATACCAGAGACAACTCAAGTAAAGGCTTTACCGGCATATCTTAATAGTATTTTGACCAATTGTATTACCAACTCTATTAAATATAGAAGTCATGATAAAAAGCCCATTATAATATTGAGTGTTGAAGAGAATAAAAACTACACTATTTTAAGTATTGAAGATAATGGTCTAGGTATCGATTTAGACAAATATGGTAATCAGCTATTTGGACTTTACAAAACCTTTCATAGAAATAAGGATTCTAGAGGTATTGGTCTATACATTACAAAAAACCAAATGGAAGCTATGAAAGGAAATATAACTGTTGAGAGCAAGCCAAATGAAGGGACTACTTTTAGGTTTCACTTCAACAAAAAATAA
- a CDS encoding PASTA domain-containing protein encodes MKNFFNFLKSKTFLIQLGLAVLVLIIVIFVTLRYLNSTTNHGEFVEVPDFSKKSVMDMRKSIEEAGLRYEVLDSANYNPDYPRFSIIEQNPTAGSKVKENRKIYFTVNPSGYKKVTVPKIIQVTKRNASSMLKAVGLDVQRVTYVDELGKDMVYQIKFKGKYIKPGDKLPKTSKIELICGNGSITERAVIKSESED; translated from the coding sequence ATGAAGAATTTTTTCAATTTTTTAAAAAGTAAGACTTTTTTAATTCAGCTTGGTCTTGCGGTATTGGTATTGATTATTGTGATTTTTGTCACATTAAGATACCTGAACAGTACTACCAACCATGGTGAGTTTGTGGAAGTGCCAGACTTTTCTAAAAAATCTGTTATGGATATGAGAAAATCTATTGAAGAAGCTGGGTTGAGATATGAAGTGCTTGATTCTGCAAATTACAATCCAGATTACCCTAGGTTTTCGATTATTGAGCAAAACCCTACAGCGGGTTCAAAAGTAAAGGAGAATAGAAAAATATATTTTACCGTTAATCCGTCAGGATATAAAAAAGTAACCGTTCCTAAAATTATTCAAGTAACTAAGCGTAATGCCTCTTCTATGTTGAAAGCCGTTGGCTTAGATGTACAAAGGGTAACCTATGTAGACGAATTGGGTAAGGATATGGTATACCAGATAAAATTTAAGGGCAAGTATATTAAGCCTGGCGATAAGTTACCCAAAACTTCTAAAATAGAGTTGATTTGTGGTAATGGTAGTATTACGGAAAGAGCAGTAATTAAATCGGAATCTGAAGATTAG
- a CDS encoding PAS domain S-box protein: protein MIKVPQVSNTSYLIRQLPTPTAFVDTNYNIVQTSDKWTSIFNENDEYSNSRSLFTVFPNLSEKWKMVLENCFKGNPQPMGIHKTIDAKNNELWFEWINAPWYDNNENIVGAIIQLNNITDAVNNELELNKKDLLLQQQAEITKIGRWEYNMEDNQLFWCSTTKTIHEVSPDFNPHIETALFYYKEGHSRNAISMALFEAQESGKSWSNLKLQIITATGKEKWVMAGGKPIFNKGKVVGLIGTFQDIHEQVEADIKTIDNEKLLRTLIDNLPVNVYIKDTESRKILINRAECEYLGVNDPKMILGKTDFELYPYDAAEKSREEDLKVMNTLKPVIGKETVKTTIDGKQTSFLSSKIPLLNNKGIAYGLVGISLDISKLKEKEKELRNIINIASVQNKKLLNFAHIVSHNLRSHSANFSMLLNFLETEKDEKEKKNIVSMLTTASNNLLETLDNLNEVVSINTNTNIAIKEINLNSKVVDACDNLSPFISVNSGRIVNNIPANFNIKSVPAYLDSILTNFITNAIKYKHPDREALVILNAEKKGGYSILTITDNGLGIDLDKYGKKLFGMYNTFHEHKDARGIGLYLTKNQIDAMNGKVEVTSEIEKGTEFKIFFNDKN, encoded by the coding sequence ATGATAAAAGTTCCCCAGGTATCTAATACCTCGTACCTAATTAGACAATTGCCAACACCAACGGCTTTCGTAGACACTAATTATAACATTGTTCAGACATCTGACAAGTGGACGAGTATTTTTAATGAAAATGACGAGTATAGTAACTCTAGAAGCTTATTTACGGTTTTTCCGAATTTAAGTGAAAAATGGAAAATGGTATTAGAGAATTGTTTTAAAGGCAACCCTCAACCTATGGGTATTCATAAAACTATAGACGCTAAAAATAATGAACTTTGGTTCGAATGGATTAATGCGCCTTGGTATGACAACAATGAGAATATTGTAGGAGCAATAATTCAATTAAATAATATTACCGACGCCGTTAACAATGAACTAGAGCTTAATAAAAAGGATTTATTATTACAGCAACAAGCAGAAATTACCAAAATTGGAAGGTGGGAATATAATATGGAAGACAACCAATTATTTTGGTGTTCTACAACAAAAACTATTCACGAGGTATCACCAGATTTTAATCCCCATATTGAAACGGCACTTTTTTACTATAAAGAAGGTCATAGCAGAAATGCTATTTCTATGGCACTTTTTGAAGCGCAAGAAAGTGGTAAATCTTGGAGCAATTTAAAACTTCAAATTATAACCGCTACTGGAAAGGAAAAGTGGGTTATGGCTGGGGGAAAACCAATATTTAACAAAGGTAAAGTAGTCGGTTTAATTGGTACTTTTCAAGACATACACGAACAGGTAGAAGCTGACATTAAAACTATTGACAACGAAAAACTATTAAGAACATTAATCGATAATTTACCGGTCAATGTTTATATAAAAGATACTGAATCTAGAAAAATTTTAATCAATAGAGCAGAATGTGAGTATTTAGGGGTTAACGACCCAAAAATGATTTTAGGTAAAACTGATTTTGAACTCTACCCTTATGATGCTGCAGAAAAGTCTAGAGAAGAAGATTTAAAAGTAATGAATACCCTTAAACCTGTAATTGGAAAAGAAACAGTTAAAACCACTATAGATGGCAAACAAACTTCTTTTTTGAGTTCTAAAATACCCTTGTTAAATAATAAAGGTATTGCTTATGGTCTTGTGGGTATTAGCCTAGATATTTCTAAACTAAAAGAAAAAGAAAAAGAGCTTCGAAATATTATAAATATTGCATCGGTACAGAACAAAAAGCTTTTAAACTTTGCACATATTGTTTCGCATAATTTACGTTCTCACTCGGCTAATTTTTCAATGCTTTTAAACTTTTTAGAAACCGAAAAAGATGAGAAAGAAAAGAAAAATATCGTTTCTATGCTTACTACAGCTTCAAATAATCTATTAGAAACATTAGATAACCTTAATGAAGTAGTTTCAATAAATACGAATACAAATATTGCAATCAAAGAAATAAATCTAAATAGTAAAGTAGTTGATGCTTGTGATAATCTATCTCCTTTTATTTCAGTTAACAGTGGTAGAATTGTAAATAATATTCCGGCTAATTTCAACATAAAATCGGTTCCAGCATATTTAGATAGCATATTAACGAACTTTATCACCAACGCAATAAAATACAAACACCCTGATAGAGAAGCTCTAGTAATTTTAAACGCAGAGAAAAAGGGAGGTTATTCTATATTAACCATTACAGATAACGGTTTAGGTATTGATTTAGATAAGTATGGAAAAAAACTATTTGGCATGTACAACACATTTCATGAACATAAAGATGCTCGTGGTATCGGTTTATACCTTACCAAAAATCAAATTGATGCCATGAACGGTAAAGTTGAAGTAACTAGCGAAATTGAAAAAGGAACAGAATTTAAAATTTTCTTTAATGACAAAAATTAG
- a CDS encoding response regulator, whose protein sequence is MTKISDITIIDDDTITVFGLRKLIASSVECNTIESYANGKIALDAMTAFFNNNQQIPQIIFLDINMPIMDGWEFLKEFLELPITQTIRINIVTSSIDPRDYKQWEFFKNKSHHLITFNQKPIDRNKITEITQLA, encoded by the coding sequence ATGACAAAAATTAGTGACATTACTATAATCGATGACGATACTATTACGGTCTTCGGTTTACGTAAATTAATAGCTTCAAGTGTTGAATGTAATACTATTGAGTCTTATGCCAATGGTAAAATTGCATTAGACGCAATGACAGCTTTTTTTAATAATAACCAGCAAATACCTCAGATAATATTTTTAGATATTAATATGCCTATTATGGATGGGTGGGAATTTCTAAAAGAATTTCTTGAGCTTCCCATTACCCAAACTATTAGAATAAACATTGTAACATCATCAATCGACCCACGCGATTATAAACAATGGGAGTTTTTTAAAAATAAAAGCCACCATTTAATTACTTTCAATCAAAAACCAATAGACAGAAATAAAATAACAGAAATTACTCAACTAGCTTAA
- a CDS encoding SRPBCC family protein gives MLIETPKTQVSKSTEDTFNFLNDLPNFRQLMPENIDKFEVLNENRFLFALKGMPEIVLEKKEQTPFSQIVLGAASEKLPFTLTADIIEIESGKSEVVLSFNGEFNAMMAMMIKKPITNFINTLSTNLGAV, from the coding sequence ATGTTAATAGAAACACCAAAGACACAAGTATCTAAAAGCACTGAAGATACTTTCAACTTTTTGAATGACCTGCCTAATTTTAGACAGTTAATGCCAGAGAACATTGACAAATTTGAAGTTTTGAACGAGAATAGATTTCTTTTTGCTTTAAAAGGAATGCCAGAAATTGTTTTGGAGAAAAAAGAACAGACACCTTTTAGTCAAATTGTTTTAGGTGCTGCCAGTGAAAAATTACCTTTTACGTTAACTGCAGATATTATTGAAATAGAAAGCGGCAAAAGTGAGGTTGTTTTAAGTTTTAATGGCGAATTCAATGCTATGATGGCAATGATGATAAAAAAACCTATCACGAATTTTATAAATACACTATCAACGAATTTGGGTGCAGTTTAA
- the pyrE gene encoding orotate phosphoribosyltransferase has protein sequence MVLDKNTAKKTAELLLQINAIKLKPENPFTWASGWKSPIYCDNRILLSYPIIRNYIRDEMAKQVEQLYGKPDCIVGVATGAIGIGALVADKLNLPFVYVRPEPKSHGRQNQIEGHLEAHQTVVVIEDLISTGKSSLNAVDALRAIDAKVKGMLAVFTYGFETAANNFKEKNTELHTLSSYEYLIEQASDTGYVKEEQLITLMEWRKDPSKWTNK, from the coding sequence ATGGTTTTAGACAAAAACACTGCAAAAAAAACAGCAGAGCTTCTCTTGCAAATTAATGCAATAAAATTGAAACCCGAAAATCCTTTTACTTGGGCTTCGGGTTGGAAATCTCCAATATATTGCGACAATAGAATTTTACTCTCTTATCCTATCATCAGAAACTACATTCGCGATGAAATGGCAAAGCAAGTAGAACAACTTTATGGCAAGCCAGATTGTATCGTTGGGGTAGCTACAGGAGCAATAGGAATAGGAGCTCTAGTAGCTGATAAACTTAATTTACCTTTCGTATATGTAAGGCCTGAACCTAAATCTCATGGGCGTCAAAATCAGATAGAGGGTCATTTAGAAGCACACCAAACAGTTGTAGTCATAGAAGATTTGATTAGTACTGGTAAAAGTAGTTTAAACGCTGTAGATGCTTTAAGAGCTATTGATGCGAAAGTAAAAGGTATGTTAGCCGTTTTTACTTACGGTTTTGAAACCGCCGCAAATAACTTTAAAGAAAAGAATACCGAGCTTCACACTTTAAGTAGCTACGAATATCTTATTGAACAAGCATCTGATACAGGTTACGTTAAAGAAGAGCAGTTAATTACATTAATGGAATGGAGGAAAGATCCTTCAAAATGGACAAATAAATAG